One part of the Cetobacterium somerae ATCC BAA-474 genome encodes these proteins:
- a CDS encoding class I SAM-dependent methyltransferase gives METKDKYSRIANIFDKLEERMPMNEIKKEAVQMLKGKILEIGIGSGACLKYYEKKSDVTGIDFSIGMLNIAKKKAKLLGLENVKLLEMDIENMSFSDETFDSVFSSCVFCTIPNPKKGINEVYRVLKNGGKAVFIEHMKSENFIINIGLRVLNIFTRLILGTSLLRETEKTIREAGFSKVMSKNIMLGDVVRLIIAEK, from the coding sequence ATGGAAACTAAAGATAAATATAGTAGAATTGCAAATATTTTTGATAAATTAGAAGAAAGAATGCCTATGAATGAAATAAAAAAAGAAGCTGTTCAAATGTTAAAAGGTAAAATTCTTGAAATTGGAATAGGAAGTGGAGCATGTTTAAAATATTATGAGAAAAAATCAGATGTAACAGGTATAGATTTTTCTATTGGAATGTTGAATATAGCAAAGAAAAAAGCTAAGTTATTGGGATTAGAGAATGTAAAATTATTAGAAATGGATATTGAAAATATGAGCTTTTCAGATGAAACATTTGATTCAGTATTTTCCTCTTGTGTTTTTTGCACTATTCCTAATCCTAAAAAAGGAATAAATGAAGTATATCGAGTTTTGAAAAATGGTGGCAAAGCAGTATTTATAGAACATATGAAAAGCGAGAACTTTATAATTAATATAGGATTAAGAGTTTTGAATATTTTTACAAGATTAATTTTAGGAACATCACTTTTAAGAGAAACAGAAAAGACTATTAGAGAAGCTGGATTTTCAAAAGTTATGAGTAAAAATATTATGTTAGGAGATGTAGTTAGATTAATTATAGCTGAAAAATAA
- a CDS encoding DUF523 domain-containing protein, translated as MENLLNRKLRLGIAACQFGSKVRYNGKGIDLTQSLGRDRGQFIWTPVCPEIMSGMGVPRPSIKLSGGNGFDFWNGKANIKNKEGENRNEMVRKGAIACLETLERANIDAYIFMEGSPSCGVYRTSLKNQRLGNPPGVFGALLLERNIFLISSIDLQSPIRWWDWKRRLVAFVWIKEQNINSIDILKEIWDKVKYVLYELHEEEATKIRDQIRLITNEKKDVSDETFTFLKNSILDLLRKPAELENIKKCLWTNYINLKEKENIEVEEIFEPHILRNMTHIAQELLGVEIEARKRNILFRSSPINYKPDR; from the coding sequence ATGGAAAATCTTTTAAATAGAAAATTAAGATTGGGAATCGCAGCGTGTCAATTTGGTTCTAAAGTTAGATATAACGGAAAAGGAATAGATTTGACTCAATCTTTAGGAAGAGACCGTGGACAATTCATTTGGACTCCTGTTTGTCCTGAAATTATGAGTGGAATGGGAGTTCCTAGACCAAGTATTAAACTTTCAGGAGGAAATGGATTTGATTTTTGGAATGGAAAAGCAAATATAAAAAATAAAGAGGGAGAAAACCGAAATGAGATGGTTCGAAAAGGTGCTATCGCTTGTCTTGAAACTTTAGAAAGAGCAAATATTGATGCCTATATATTTATGGAGGGAAGTCCTTCTTGCGGAGTTTATAGAACAAGTTTAAAAAATCAGCGTCTTGGAAATCCACCAGGAGTCTTTGGTGCATTACTTTTAGAAAGAAATATTTTTTTAATTAGTTCAATTGACCTACAAAGTCCTATCAGATGGTGGGATTGGAAAAGACGATTGGTTGCTTTTGTTTGGATTAAAGAGCAAAATATCAACTCAATTGACATTTTAAAAGAAATTTGGGACAAAGTTAAATATGTTTTATATGAATTACACGAAGAAGAAGCAACTAAAATAAGAGATCAAATAAGATTAATTACAAATGAAAAGAAGGATGTATCTGATGAAACCTTTACTTTTCTTAAAAACTCTATTCTAGATCTTTTAAGAAAACCAGCTGAATTAGAAAATATAAAAAAATGCTTATGGACTAACTATATTAACTTAAAAGAAAAAGAAAATATTGAGGTAGAAGAGATTTTTGAACCTCACATTTTAAGAAATATGACACATATAGCCCAAGAACTTCTTGGAGTTGAGATTGAAGCTAGAAAAAGAAATATTTTATTCAGAAGCTCCCCAATTAATTATAAACCTGATAGATAA